The region AGGAGTAAAAGATGGTAAAACTATTTGGATCAACTTTCAAAAATTATAACCACAAATGAAACATCAACTATTGTTCCTGTAAATCTTGTTTTGTTTTACCAAACTAAAATAGTCTGGAAAAGGGTAGTACCAATCACACACAAAAGATATGACAAAAAGCAGCTGCAGGCAAGCCATAAATCAATACAAATCAATACAAACAGTATCACTCACTCATAGAGAAACTTCACATAATTTATCACATAGCTAGTTAGAGGGTGGACAGTTCCATCTAGCACAGCAGTTTTAGTAGCATCTTTTTCAACTGCTTCTTCAAAGTCGCCAAAAGTTTCTTGGGCTGTCTGAGCAAGTCGCTTGGTCAAACTCGTTGCAGTTTCCCGCATTTCAATGCAAGCTTTACCATCAAACAGTATTTCAATCTGCACCATGTAACCACCCCCAACCGAAGAAAGATAAGATAAGATAAAAACAAGAAAGTAGTAACATACAAAGAAAACCTGTACAATCAACATTATAATCAGACTGGAATAATACCTACCAAATCAGAGCATATGTTGAATATAAACTACATTTCTTATTCAAATATGCCAGCACAAACCTACATTAAAACCACAGTTATGTTAACAACTTTTTATTCCCTTTTCATTTGCTGTCCCATGTTTCCTCTCAACACATTTCTCGTGTCTCCAAGGTTACTAAAGGAATATTTACCTTTGGGTTCACAGGATTGACAAGCTACCCTTCAAAGTTCAGGTATAGTATTTCTTTAAATCGAAGTGAGCAGACACAAATTTAAATTGAATAACTAAGTGTCCAAAATAAACAACGACATAGCCTCAACATTGAACAAAGCCCCTTACAATGAAAGCCCTTTTAATCAAGAACTAAATAGTGTACATAATTCTGGTGAAACATAATTGAGAAATACAAACTAAACAATACCTCTGGTTGAAGTTCTCTCATTATCTCATACATGTCCAGAAGAACAAATAATTTTTCAGGTGATCGCTTGCTTTTGGCAATAGCTTCTCCAAAACTAAGAAGCATAGCCACACTGCTAGCAGTGACTTCAGCAAAACATTGAGTTCTCAAAGGATCAACACCATCAAGTATTTGATCACAGATTTTCTTTTCCCCCGAAAACAACAATTTGACCTGTTCAAGTAAAATTGGAAACAATTATGGGACCAAAAATAGAACAGATAAAAAAGGAAATTCATACTCATCCTTACAGCTATCCTCATGTAATGAATCCAGTTCCCAATCTTAGCCTCCAAAACCTCCCATTGCATTTTTTGAACATCCTCCTTACTCAGCCGCTCTACTCCTAATTTCCTAAGACTCTGTTCCAGGCTTGCAGCACGCGTGTCTCTACAAATTTGGAACATATagttaataaataaattcaaaattgaaaaaatgcaCGTCTGACTTGTTCCTGATTTATCACACCAGCTTTGGACATACAATACATGCAACCACTTGGTCATCAGATTatacaggaaaaaaaaaggaaatatttCAACCTATAGATTCGAAAGAGCTGTTGTTGATGGCCAGCTTGAACCATTTGTTGTGCTAAATCATGTAGCAATGGAATAACTCGAGGTGGAATGAGGGTTGGAAGTGTGAAAGTGACAGCTTGGAGGTCCTTTTTGTCAGAATGGGTTTTACCACCTCCATCACTCTGCTGCCCGGTAGCTGACGGCCTTAGAGAGTTCGGTAAGCAGTCAAAAAGGCGGTCAGGTTCCACAGGCTTGCTGAAATCAGAAGTCAATACATTAAATACTTTATCATGATATTTTTAGGTTTTAGAGCCCAATAAAAGATACCAGAAACCTTTCAAGCATCTAAAATGTGATATGCATAAAGAACAAGACTCATAAAGTAGTTGCAAACGATAATGAGTGAGAAACTAATATTCAAGAGGTTTTACCAGTTCTAGATTAAATAACTATATATTAAACTGCAAACTGTGAAGAGGTAAGTCTGTATTGAGTTGCATGTGAACAAAGATCTTGTCCTGTGCCTTCAGTAGAGAAAATAAATAAGCATTTACCTTCAGTAGTGAGTAGTGACAATCTAACTTAAACATGATCTATAGATTGTAGATGTCGTGTGAAGAACTGAAAATCCCAAGAGAAATTAAGAACGAAAGATAATGCATACATAAACAAATGTCTACTGAGAAGGAAAGCCGAAACTCAAGTTTGAGAAGTCCAACCTGTAATTTGTCAAAAGATGTCTGAACTCATCTTCCAGCTTTGAGATAGCCTTAGCAAGCAAGTTGTTTGCATGGTTGATAATACCATCACTACTTTTGAAACTCTTTTTGCTGCTAAAGAAACGGACATTAGCTCTAAGCTGATCAATGGCTTCTAAATAGCTCTCTAGATCCTCATGTGGCCCTCGTAGTATTTTAGCCTCCGcctaaaattaaatttgaattaaaatcataaaatgtCATTAGCATATACTATTatattaattgaattaaaaatcaTCATAAAATTTATCAAACCTATATCAATTATAGATGCAATTTAAAGAATAACACCATGGCAGAAATAGTCCAAAGTTCAACACTGGATTTTGTACCAAAAATCAAAATGTAAGGTAATAAGAGTTTATGAAATGTGGGCGGGGAATAAAAATGGACAACAGTGGGTATCAAACTTTTCACTGGACACACTCTAGTGACATTAAACGATAAAACTTTTCTTTCTTCAGTTAACATTTAAATTGAGAAGACTGTTTCAGAAGCTATCAACTGCGTCAAGGAGTCAAATTGTCTTCTATTGCACCTTCCACCTTCCTTCTAtaaactcagaaaaaaaaagagcagTGCTAGTTAGTACAAAAGGAATTAGGCACGAAATGTAAGAATCTTAAGGTTATCCAATAAAAATCGATCCTGGACGGATGGTTGCCTCAATATAATGAAATTTTCAAACAATGATAGTAATTCGTTTGCATTCGTATAGAAACTGTTCGAACCACCAAGCATTTTCCGGGAAAAAAAAAGCTAGTTGATGAATCAATCCTAGCATTAAAGAATGAATTAAATGCTTCATGTCAGGCAGGAAATTCCACATGCCTTAGCTAAGCAGAATAAACATAATATGAAACATGACTAGATTCATAAACAGGCCCACAAgctcatatttttattttcatgagTTACACCATAAAAACAGAGCAAATTTGATATTTCCACAACAATGCACAGCAGCAATCTGAATAGTAGCCACATACTAACAGTCGTTAAAAGATAAACCACTAGCTACAATTTCTTAATCACATCCACATATCAAATTCAGAAGCAGAAACTTACCCCAAAATCAATTGAAAacgaagaaaaaaatatacccaCCTTGCGAGTCTGGTCGAATTGCCCCAAAATCACATCTGCTGCTTTGAGAGTCTTGTCAATGTTATCATGCGCACTTCTAATCGAATGCGTTTTTATCTACAAACACAACGAATCGAAGAACGAAACAAATATTAAAACCCTAATTAACACTTCATCCAGTCAAATCACTAGCCGAAAATTCACATTAAATTTCGAAGAACAGTGATAAGCGATAACAATGTAGCACACAGCTTGATGAATGCACCTCACAATTTCAATTCTAAGCTACAAATTGAACAGCATATGTGCATTTTCTTGTATTGGCTTTGCTTCTCACGAAGTTCATACCTGAGTGGGACGCATGGCGGTTTCGAGGGCGGAGAGGCGGTGATCGAAGGAGCCGAGAATGGTGACCATGTTATCGGTGATGGTTTGGCTCTTGTGGAGCGAGTCTTTGACGAACGCCGCTCTTTGCCGGAGAGCATCCATGGCTTCCGGAATCCCCATTGGGAATGTTGttatgtttctttttctttttattttctctcactttctcgGCGCTGTTTGGTTACTCGGAAAATGAAAACGCGCTCGTTGCTTTGATTTAATCCAAAAATCGGTGgattgtttttccttttttttgtttgttgctTGGAAATGCAAATGCGTCAGTCGCTGTTCTCACTTTATTTCCGCGCCCCTCGCAAAGCGGTTATGGAATGGAATCGGTTGAAGCTAACAGGTAGGTGTGGGCCCCAGCTTCATGCTTTGTGGGACCGAATCTGGTTCCAACGCTGCTTTCGCCAATTGTTTATGATTTGCTGAAGGCTTATTCCTCTTTTCATCCTGATGTTTCATGATAGTACAATTTCGGTCTccttattttaaaacgagcaattttAATCTTCAACGTTTGTGCCGTGAGCAATTTTGGTCCAACCGTTAATTTGCTAACGGTAGAGGCTGACTTGGCTTTCATTAATTGAGCTGGCATTGTTAATGTATTTCTCagtcattattttttttaagaaaaactaataataatacctagataaaaaaaaatctaaaaattcCCAACCCTTGAATCAGTTTGCTTTTGATCAGATCAGATTGCAAAGGAATATAAAatcaaaatccctaaattcCGAACCCTAATTTCGCCGTCTTCAGTTGGATCGTGCGATTGCAAGAAGTGCCAAGGTCAAGAACTGTACAGACCCAAGGGCCAAGGACACAAACAAGACAGAAACATACACGAGGTGAGGAGGAAAGAAATAACAGGGGAAACAAACCATAAAATTCAGCTAAGGCACCAGTTACAAAATACTACCCAACAAGAAAAGCATACCCATGAAGGAGTTAAAGCCTAGACGAAATTATGTGCCCACCGTTGTAAATACGCAGAGCCAAATATCAAGGGGCTTTCCATATCAGAAATAATGCACTAGTAAAATATACCAAATAGCCAAATATATCATCTTGTTACGCACAAAACTGCCAAGGAATTATCTTGCAGCTTTGATGCACTCTTAGTCATGTGTCAAAGACAAGATTCATTCAGTCATGCCAAAATTCAATAGCCAAATTAATCATTCAAAAGAGACTTCGtcttcctttctttctctcCCACTCCAATTGCTCAATTTTAGGGTTCAATTCAATCCATTTGAATTATCCCCAATTCACTTTCACTTCGCTTCCTCACGTGACTTCCACATGCTTCTTTAAGtgctaattaattttttctgaaaaaaaataataatgaattgGAAATACATTAacaactagaaattaaacccgtgcgttgcacggatttgtttttaagttatgtatctaatatttgtaaaaataatttatgtaatatgaaaaattattgaatagtagataattaagaatatgataaacatatgtaatgtaattacattaatgaagctcaataaaaaaattattgtacactaaacttttagtttttttttataaacatttGGTACCGGTCACCCTTTGGATATACCGACAGATTCAAGATTTAGTCACAATTAAGACTCCTCATCCCTCCCACAGAGTGTATTGTGTGAGGATCGAATCCGAGAGCTTTTCACACTCACTCAATCTGCGTTGCCAACTGAGTTACCCCTCTTGggttaattttttagtatattaaaagcacatattttatattttatgttttatattttatgtttctttaagaaaaattattttcattttatttggtGATTATATGTTTAAATAGTAATGAACTCTCAATATTAAGTAAAttgatgaaaatatataattagagttgAATACAGTGTTTGTGTAAAATCATATATCTATAAAAGTAAAAGACTTTTATAAAGTGGTATTTATCTCTTACTTTCATGTTTTGGCCATGAAATTAGTGTTTTTCAGTTGAGACTTTATGGAAAGTGTGTTAATGAAAGTTTAATGTCGAAACATATTCTTAGTTACACATATAAAATTTATACTATTTATTGCATAATgagtatttaattagttaatatgcagtttgtaagagcatatattttttaacataattatgaattaagataataaGTTATCTTATTCGAtaattttttatagttttatagaaGGTAATAAATTATAGAACCTCATAAGACAATTTGAAAACACAAATCGTTCAACCTAATGAATGTCTATTACATTGGTTAAAATTAACTCTTTGGATCCTTGAGATTCTGTCCTTAAggaatgcactttatgatagacctttaactttcactaCACTTGAGTAGAACATGATTCTCTCAGTAGAGGATACATGTGgttaacacaaataaattataaggatTTAGTTAAAAAAGATTCTTAAACTCGTGTAGCATAATAATCTGCAAAAGTGAAAGTTGGTTAAGAATGATTGTTCTTTTttatcaatgaagaaatattgtaaatatATCAAATATGATTTTATTTAGGAACTTTACTAAATACTGCATTTTGTCTTTTGTATATAAGTGCAACAATGATAAACCTCATAGAAAGTtataaactcatattaaatattattagaaaacatattttaaatcaaaattataactacTATCgaccaaaaaatttaaaattgaacaattttgacaaataaatttaatttaattattctattattttttataactaagATGACATGCATagcatatttaatatatatctcctaatttaattaacttagtttttaatatatttaatttatttatcatcatatatgtagttaaatag is a window of Lotus japonicus ecotype B-129 chromosome 5, LjGifu_v1.2 DNA encoding:
- the LOC130720709 gene encoding exocyst complex component EXO70A1, whose translation is MGIPEAMDALRQRAAFVKDSLHKSQTITDNMVTILGSFDHRLSALETAMRPTQIKTHSIRSAHDNIDKTLKAADVILGQFDQTRKAEAKILRGPHEDLESYLEAIDQLRANVRFFSSKKSFKSSDGIINHANNLLAKAISKLEDEFRHLLTNYSKPVEPDRLFDCLPNSLRPSATGQQSDGGGKTHSDKKDLQAVTFTLPTLIPPRVIPLLHDLAQQMVQAGHQQQLFRIYRDTRAASLEQSLRKLGVERLSKEDVQKMQWEVLEAKIGNWIHYMRIAVKLLFSGEKKICDQILDGVDPLRTQCFAEVTASSVAMLLSFGEAIAKSKRSPEKLFVLLDMYEIMRELQPEIEILFDGKACIEMRETATSLTKRLAQTAQETFGDFEEAVEKDATKTAVLDGTVHPLTSYVINYVKFLYDYQTTLKLLFQEFDPSDPEAQLASVTTRIMQALQNNLDGKSKQYKDPALTQLFLMNNIHYIVRSVRRSEAKDMLGDDWVQIHRRIVQQHANQYKRISWAKILQCLTVQGASSGGDSNSGVSRAMIKDRFKTFNVQIEELHQRQSQWTVPDSELRESLRLAVAEVLLPAYRSFLKRFGPMIENGKNPQKYIRYSPENLEQMLGEFFESKTWNEQKR